The Rhododendron vialii isolate Sample 1 chromosome 8a, ASM3025357v1 genome has a window encoding:
- the LOC131298699 gene encoding uncharacterized protein LOC131298699, translated as MLGPDSSDILEDPTSLIVEAKGTGHALLSFVDGFSGYNQISVAPEDQEKTTFVTEWGTYCYVKMPFGLKNAGSEYEACIVGMEPAMALGVEKLEVIGDSNLMVSQANRDWKALSCGRL; from the exons atgcttgggcccgactcaTCAGATattctcgaggatcctacctctctcattgTGGAGGCGAAAggaa cggggcatgccttgctctcttttgttgACGGATTCTCAGggtacaaccagatctctgtggcacccgaggaccaagagaaaactacATTTGTCACAGAGTGGGGCACttattgctatgtgaagatgccatttgggttgaagaacgccGGAT ctgagtacgagGCTTGCATTGTCGGAATGGAACCTGCTATGGCTTTAGGGGTCGAGAAGCTCGAAgtaattggagattcaaacttgATGGTCTCCCAAGCCAAtagagattggaag gcgtTAAGCTGCGGCCGATTGTGA